In Propionicimonas paludicola, a single window of DNA contains:
- a CDS encoding ABC transporter substrate-binding protein, translating to MNPRTLTSVVAAAVTSVLVLAGCAAPSAPVAGASPSSSAAGWSYTDDIGNTVTLAQRPARIAGFTDQALSLFSYGIAPVAVFGRTDVATDTRFGGFDTSAMKIVGNSYGEINLEALAQAKPDLIVTGVYPTDRAGTIDSTQPYYGLKDREQQAKLAAIAPIVTVKVGGAGRDLLASNARLAIALGADQAKVDADKAGFEKAAANLTTVAKSSGLKVSAMYADANGIYLVKPEDEPETQLYKSLGVDYTELNPGGDYYWDIYSWENAGKVKVADIILLSDEGYQVEDLRKQKTFADDPALVAGQVYERRVAPMSYSAQAKNLDVLAGYLGSSKKVTS from the coding sequence ATGAACCCACGAACTCTCACGTCGGTCGTTGCTGCGGCCGTCACGTCTGTCCTGGTCCTGGCCGGCTGCGCCGCCCCGAGTGCTCCGGTCGCGGGCGCATCCCCGAGCTCGTCCGCCGCCGGGTGGAGCTACACCGACGACATCGGCAACACCGTCACCTTGGCCCAGCGGCCGGCCCGAATCGCCGGTTTCACCGATCAGGCGCTGTCGCTGTTCAGCTACGGCATCGCGCCGGTCGCGGTCTTCGGGCGCACCGACGTGGCCACCGACACTCGGTTCGGCGGCTTCGACACCAGCGCCATGAAGATCGTCGGCAACAGCTATGGCGAGATCAACCTGGAGGCCCTCGCCCAGGCCAAGCCTGATCTGATCGTGACCGGGGTCTACCCGACCGACCGGGCGGGGACGATCGACTCCACCCAGCCCTACTACGGCCTCAAGGATCGGGAGCAGCAGGCGAAGCTCGCCGCGATCGCGCCGATCGTGACGGTCAAGGTCGGCGGGGCCGGACGCGACCTGCTGGCGTCCAATGCTCGGCTGGCGATCGCTCTGGGTGCTGACCAGGCGAAGGTCGATGCCGACAAGGCCGGCTTCGAGAAGGCGGCGGCGAACCTCACCACGGTGGCGAAGTCGTCCGGCCTGAAGGTGTCGGCCATGTACGCCGATGCCAACGGGATCTACCTGGTCAAGCCCGAGGACGAGCCGGAGACCCAGCTCTACAAGAGCCTCGGAGTGGACTACACGGAGTTGAACCCCGGCGGTGACTACTACTGGGACATCTACAGCTGGGAGAACGCCGGCAAGGTGAAGGTGGCCGACATCATCCTGCTGTCCGACGAGGGCTACCAGGTTGAGGACCTGCGCAAGCAGAAGACCTTCGCCGACGACCCCGCGCTGGTGGCCGGACAGGTCTACGAGCGCCGGGTCGCACCGATGAGCTACTCGGCTCAGGCCAAGAACCTCGACGTGCTGGCCGGCTACCTGGGCTCGTCGAAGAAGGTGACCAGCTAG
- a CDS encoding MBL fold metallo-hydrolase RNA specificity domain-containing protein, protein MATSLTFSGGAGTVTGSKYLVNDSGRQVLVDAGVFQGEKHLRELNWQPFPVPPESLDAILITHAHTDHVGYLPVLVRNGFAGEILATEATCELAEIVLRDAAFLAERDAEHAAEKGYSKHEPPLPLFTIGDVEQALTQFRVVDFDVDVRLWPGWTAHWTRAGHILGSASIRLTTPSTSIIFSGDLGRPEHPVLRSREIPDGATTVLIESTYGGREHHDPAGAAHEPLASLIRRTAKRGGSVLIPAFAVDRTEVVLQTLTQLHKDGRIPTLPVFVNSPMALAALRIYTETRFADELRPDLDAGSFVDLPQLHEVRSTEDSMKLNSPKVPSIIISSSGMATGGRVLHHLEHMLPDPRHAVVLAGYQAEGTRGRLLLDGAQHLKMHGRQIPVRAEILQDEEFSVHADRSELLDWLAALSPRPTQVFTVHGTPESAAELAQAIRTDLGLDVQVAELGQTVQLP, encoded by the coding sequence ATGGCAACCAGCCTGACCTTCAGTGGAGGGGCCGGCACGGTCACCGGCTCGAAGTACCTGGTGAACGATTCCGGACGACAGGTCCTGGTGGACGCGGGCGTCTTCCAGGGCGAAAAGCACCTGCGCGAACTGAACTGGCAGCCATTCCCGGTGCCGCCGGAGTCGCTCGACGCGATCCTGATCACCCACGCCCACACCGATCACGTCGGCTATCTGCCGGTGCTGGTCCGCAACGGCTTCGCCGGGGAGATTCTGGCCACCGAGGCCACCTGCGAGCTGGCCGAGATCGTCCTGCGCGATGCCGCCTTCCTGGCCGAGCGGGACGCCGAGCATGCCGCCGAGAAGGGTTACTCCAAGCACGAGCCGCCACTGCCGCTGTTCACCATCGGCGATGTCGAGCAGGCACTGACCCAGTTCCGGGTGGTCGACTTCGACGTGGATGTCCGGCTGTGGCCCGGCTGGACGGCGCACTGGACCCGGGCCGGGCACATCCTCGGCTCGGCCAGCATCCGGCTGACCACCCCGTCCACCTCGATCATCTTCTCCGGCGATCTGGGACGGCCCGAGCATCCGGTGCTGCGTTCGCGGGAGATCCCGGACGGCGCGACCACCGTGCTGATCGAGTCGACCTATGGCGGACGCGAGCACCACGACCCGGCCGGGGCGGCCCACGAGCCGCTGGCCAGCCTGATCCGGCGCACGGCCAAGCGCGGTGGCTCGGTGCTGATCCCGGCTTTCGCCGTCGACCGCACCGAGGTCGTCCTGCAGACCCTCACCCAGCTCCACAAGGACGGACGGATCCCGACGCTGCCGGTGTTCGTGAACTCGCCGATGGCGTTGGCCGCGCTGCGGATCTACACCGAGACCCGGTTCGCCGACGAACTGCGTCCCGACCTGGACGCCGGCAGTTTCGTCGATCTGCCGCAGCTGCATGAGGTGCGCAGCACCGAGGACTCGATGAAGCTGAACTCCCCGAAGGTGCCCTCGATCATCATCTCGTCCTCGGGGATGGCCACCGGCGGCCGGGTGCTGCATCACCTCGAGCACATGCTGCCCGATCCACGCCATGCCGTCGTGCTGGCCGGCTACCAGGCCGAGGGGACCCGCGGACGGCTGCTGCTCGACGGAGCCCAGCACCTGAAGATGCACGGTCGCCAGATCCCGGTGCGCGCCGAGATCTTGCAGGACGAGGAGTTCTCGGTGCATGCCGACCGCTCGGAGTTGCTGGATTGGCTGGCCGCGCTGTCGCCCCGGCCGACCCAGGTGTTCACCGTCCATGGGACGCCGGAGTCGGCTGCCGAGCTGGCCCAGGCGATCCGGACCGACCTGGGCCTGGACGTCCAGGTGGCCGAGCTCGGCCAGACCGTCCAGCTCCCCTGA
- a CDS encoding ABC transporter ATP-binding protein, with the protein MIALEAERLRLGYEQKVVLDGIDLGIEQGSVTTLIGANGCGKSTLLKAFGRLLTPLGGEVRLSGQPLRELSAKRLARRLAVLPQKPLTPAATTTRDLVLRGRSPHQSLLRPWTPADAATVDAALAATGLTDLAERDVNTLSGGQLQRAWVALVLAQETPTILLDEPTTYLDLSHQLEVLRLVRRINRERGTTIVMVLHDLGLAARFSDRLVVLHQGQVLADGTPWQVLTPEVLATAFGLAARVVPDPVTGSPLVVPIEPSDDPSAAAATRHDSDQLVRLG; encoded by the coding sequence ATGATCGCGCTGGAAGCCGAACGCCTCCGGCTGGGCTACGAGCAGAAGGTGGTTCTCGACGGCATCGACCTGGGCATCGAGCAGGGCAGTGTGACCACCCTGATCGGCGCGAACGGCTGTGGGAAGTCGACCCTCCTCAAGGCGTTCGGACGACTGCTGACCCCGCTGGGCGGCGAAGTTCGGCTGTCCGGGCAGCCCCTGCGGGAGCTGTCCGCCAAGCGGCTGGCCCGGCGGCTGGCTGTGCTGCCCCAGAAGCCGCTGACGCCGGCAGCGACCACCACCCGCGACCTGGTGCTGCGGGGACGTTCGCCACACCAGAGTCTGCTGCGCCCCTGGACGCCGGCCGATGCGGCCACCGTTGATGCTGCCTTGGCCGCGACCGGCCTGACCGACTTGGCCGAACGGGACGTGAACACCTTGTCCGGAGGTCAGCTGCAGCGGGCCTGGGTGGCGCTGGTGCTGGCCCAGGAGACGCCGACCATCCTGCTCGATGAGCCGACCACCTACCTGGACCTCAGTCATCAGCTCGAGGTGCTGCGGCTGGTCCGGCGGATCAACCGCGAGCGGGGGACCACGATCGTGATGGTGCTCCACGATCTCGGCTTGGCCGCCCGGTTCTCCGACCGCCTCGTGGTGTTGCACCAGGGTCAGGTGCTTGCCGATGGGACGCCCTGGCAGGTGCTCACCCCCGAGGTCTTGGCCACGGCCTTCGGCCTGGCAGCTCGGGTGGTCCCTGATCCGGTCACCGGTTCTCCGCTGGTGGTGCCGATAGAGCCGTCCGACGACCCGTCCGCAGCGGCCGCAACTCGGCACGATTCTGATCAGTTAGTTAGGTTAGGCTAA
- a CDS encoding FecCD family ABC transporter permease — translation MRPSDRLVRHRSAFAGLIAGLVLVAVASLLLGSNPVPPDQVLRALLTPAADADAIVWGSRVPRTLLGIVVGFALGVAGAVMQGQTRNPLADPGIFGVSAGASLAVVVGVYVLQLNSPLLTSLLALVGAVLASIVVFAIAAAGRGLASPVPLAIAGTAVTALFSALTSFLVLTDQTTLTAYRIWVVGSLSGRNLEGTAVMVGFVAIGLLLAGLNAGALNNLALGTELARGLGESLWRARLVGLAAITFLTAGAVALAGPIGFVGLTAPHLARALVGGDHRVLLPASGLVGVLALVSADVLGRLIGGQAEVSVGVMLATLGGVVFVAIVRRSKLVAL, via the coding sequence ATGCGTCCGTCCGACCGCCTCGTCCGCCATCGTTCGGCCTTCGCTGGGCTCATCGCGGGGCTGGTCCTGGTCGCGGTGGCCAGCCTGTTGCTGGGCAGTAACCCAGTCCCTCCCGACCAGGTGTTGCGGGCCCTGCTCACTCCGGCGGCCGATGCCGATGCAATCGTCTGGGGCTCACGGGTGCCGCGCACTCTGCTCGGCATTGTGGTCGGCTTCGCGCTGGGGGTGGCCGGGGCCGTCATGCAGGGCCAGACCCGCAATCCGCTGGCCGACCCGGGCATCTTCGGCGTCTCGGCCGGGGCCAGCCTGGCCGTGGTGGTCGGGGTCTATGTGCTCCAACTGAACTCGCCGCTCCTCACCTCACTGCTGGCCCTGGTCGGTGCGGTGCTGGCCAGCATCGTGGTCTTCGCCATCGCGGCCGCCGGGCGCGGTCTGGCCAGCCCGGTGCCCCTGGCGATCGCCGGGACTGCGGTCACTGCGCTGTTCAGCGCGCTCACCTCGTTCCTGGTACTCACCGACCAGACCACGCTGACCGCCTACCGGATCTGGGTGGTCGGCTCGCTGTCGGGACGCAATCTTGAGGGCACCGCGGTGATGGTCGGCTTCGTGGCGATCGGACTGCTGTTGGCCGGGCTCAACGCCGGCGCGCTGAACAATCTGGCCTTGGGCACCGAACTGGCCCGCGGCCTCGGCGAGAGCCTGTGGCGGGCCCGACTGGTCGGGCTGGCTGCGATCACCTTCCTCACCGCCGGCGCGGTGGCACTGGCCGGCCCGATCGGCTTCGTGGGCCTCACTGCGCCGCACCTGGCGCGGGCGCTGGTCGGCGGCGACCATCGGGTGCTGTTGCCGGCTTCCGGCTTGGTCGGCGTGCTCGCCCTGGTCAGCGCCGATGTGCTCGGACGGCTGATCGGCGGCCAGGCCGAAGTCTCGGTCGGGGTGATGCTGGCCACCCTGGGCGGCGTGGTGTTCGTCGCGATCGTTCGACGGTCGAAGCTGGTGGCGCTGTGA
- a CDS encoding acyl-CoA dehydrogenase family protein produces the protein MTNFDPSTILTDELLARFRQRAARHDAENTFPTDDLADLKAAGYLAILAPAELGGGGLGLAEASALQQRLAAAAPATALAVNMHLVWTGVAKVCADRGVTGMEFISKGAVDGEVFAFGISEAGNDLVLFGSDTQAVPAEDGSYRFTGTKIFTSLAPVWTQLGLHGLDTTSPDAPKLVYAFVPRTEDVITRDDWDTVGMRGTQSRTTELHAAKAPAAAVVRRVDPGPNPDPIVFGIFSVFELLLASVYTGMAQRALELAVATVERRQSKKTGMAYSQDPDIRWRIAEMALAYDAIGPQLAALCADVDALADHGPRWFSLLAGMKHRAVTAAKRIVDDAMLVAGGSSYFSSNELSRLYRDVLAGQFHPSDPESVHATVATAWLGPLQT, from the coding sequence ATGACGAACTTCGATCCGTCCACGATCCTCACCGATGAGCTGCTGGCTCGGTTCCGGCAGCGGGCGGCCCGCCACGACGCGGAGAACACCTTTCCCACCGACGATCTGGCCGACCTGAAGGCCGCCGGCTACCTGGCGATCCTGGCTCCGGCCGAGCTCGGCGGCGGCGGACTCGGCCTGGCCGAGGCGTCCGCGTTGCAGCAGCGACTGGCGGCGGCCGCTCCGGCCACCGCGTTGGCCGTGAACATGCACCTGGTGTGGACGGGCGTGGCCAAGGTCTGCGCCGACCGCGGGGTCACCGGCATGGAGTTCATCAGCAAGGGTGCAGTCGACGGCGAGGTGTTCGCCTTCGGGATCAGCGAGGCCGGCAACGACCTGGTCCTGTTCGGCAGCGACACCCAGGCCGTCCCGGCCGAGGACGGCAGCTACCGGTTCACCGGCACCAAGATCTTCACCTCGCTGGCCCCGGTGTGGACTCAGCTCGGCCTGCACGGCCTGGACACCACCAGTCCGGACGCCCCGAAGCTGGTCTACGCCTTCGTCCCGCGCACCGAGGACGTCATCACCCGCGACGACTGGGACACCGTCGGCATGCGCGGCACCCAGTCCCGGACCACCGAGCTGCACGCAGCCAAGGCGCCGGCCGCGGCCGTGGTCCGCCGGGTCGACCCGGGCCCGAACCCCGACCCGATCGTGTTCGGCATCTTCAGCGTCTTCGAACTGTTGCTGGCTTCGGTGTACACCGGCATGGCCCAGCGGGCCCTGGAGCTGGCCGTCGCCACGGTCGAGCGGCGCCAGTCCAAGAAGACCGGTATGGCCTACAGCCAGGATCCCGACATCCGCTGGCGGATCGCCGAGATGGCGCTGGCCTACGACGCGATCGGCCCGCAGTTGGCCGCCCTCTGCGCCGACGTGGATGCCCTGGCCGACCACGGCCCGCGCTGGTTCTCGCTGCTGGCCGGAATGAAGCATCGCGCGGTGACCGCGGCCAAGCGGATCGTCGACGACGCCATGCTCGTGGCCGGCGGTTCGTCCTACTTCTCCAGCAACGAGCTGAGCCGGCTCTACCGGGACGTCCTGGCCGGCCAGTTCCACCCGTCCGACCCGGAGTCGGTGCACGCCACGGTGGCCACGGCCTGGCTCGGCCCGCTGCAGACCTAG
- a CDS encoding siderophore-interacting protein, producing MARYPRLMPAQPQLFTASVLRSSRLSPSFQRVTIGGPALADFDWRGFDSWFRLFLPSPGVALRLPKVSGRSWWPAYLLIPEAQRPHCANYTVADFRPEACELDIDVVLHWHDGALAGRVARWAAEATPGQQVGLLDQGLMFDPPAGSGRVLLAADETGLPGVLGILAGLPAETIGAAVLEVPEAGDVREVTAPPGMGLTWLPRTDGQAPGALALAALSTFDVRPDDYAYLVGESSLATGARRLLRKAGLPTSQITFSGFWKAASH from the coding sequence ATGGCTCGTTACCCGCGGCTGATGCCGGCCCAGCCCCAACTGTTCACCGCCAGCGTGCTGCGCAGCAGTCGGCTCTCGCCGTCCTTCCAGCGGGTCACCATCGGCGGCCCCGCGCTGGCCGACTTTGACTGGCGAGGCTTCGACAGCTGGTTTCGCCTGTTCCTGCCCTCCCCCGGCGTCGCCCTGCGGCTGCCGAAGGTCTCCGGGCGCTCGTGGTGGCCGGCCTACCTGCTGATCCCCGAGGCGCAGCGTCCCCATTGCGCGAACTACACCGTGGCCGACTTCCGTCCCGAGGCCTGCGAGTTGGACATCGATGTCGTCCTGCACTGGCACGACGGCGCGCTCGCCGGCCGGGTGGCCCGGTGGGCGGCTGAGGCCACGCCGGGCCAGCAGGTCGGCCTCCTCGACCAGGGACTGATGTTCGATCCTCCTGCCGGCAGCGGACGGGTGCTGCTGGCCGCCGACGAGACCGGACTGCCCGGAGTGCTGGGGATTCTGGCCGGCCTGCCCGCCGAGACCATCGGCGCCGCGGTCCTGGAAGTGCCCGAGGCCGGCGACGTCCGCGAGGTGACCGCACCGCCGGGGATGGGGCTGACCTGGCTGCCCCGCACCGATGGCCAGGCTCCCGGAGCCCTGGCCCTGGCCGCCTTGTCCACCTTCGACGTGCGTCCCGACGACTACGCCTACCTGGTCGGAGAGTCCTCGCTGGCCACCGGCGCCCGTCGGCTGCTCCGCAAGGCCGGCCTGCCGACCAGCCAGATCACCTTCTCCGGCTTCTGGAAGGCCGCCAGCCACTAG
- a CDS encoding cytochrome P450 — protein MNEADTSVRRAVVAGEPSVPRVAKEGGIWRIRSLAAARQVLRARGQTTQAGFTAEQIPTGHFRHHPILISDGPLHDEQRRKVGRFFAPEVVTGQYLASMEACADRLLAEAEADGQVRLDELALHYAVEVTAGVVGLTHAPVPAMSRRLVRFFNQPPLDRSRADLGRSAWQWARAAVNGLVPIVAFYLADVRPAIRARRRQPAGDVISHLIEQDYSSADILVECVTYGTAGMVTTREFIAMAGWHLLTNPGLADRYQVAGTDERLAILHELIRLEPVVGHLYRRTQADLAVRDGDQEWTIPAGELVDLCVRQANADPEAVGPDPLAACPGRDLPTGVNPTGLSFGDGSHRCPGQPLAIYETDVLLTRLLRLRPRVLSEPSITWDHLIEGYQLRGLDLSLGS, from the coding sequence GTGAACGAGGCCGACACCTCGGTTCGTCGGGCCGTGGTGGCCGGCGAGCCGTCCGTCCCTCGGGTGGCAAAGGAGGGCGGCATCTGGCGAATCCGTTCGCTGGCCGCGGCCCGGCAGGTGCTGCGCGCCCGCGGCCAGACCACCCAGGCCGGGTTCACGGCCGAGCAGATCCCGACCGGCCACTTCCGGCACCATCCGATCCTGATCTCCGACGGGCCGCTCCACGATGAGCAGCGCCGCAAGGTCGGACGCTTCTTCGCCCCCGAAGTGGTCACCGGGCAGTACCTGGCTTCGATGGAGGCCTGTGCGGATCGGCTGCTGGCCGAGGCAGAGGCCGACGGCCAGGTCCGGCTGGACGAGCTGGCTCTGCACTACGCCGTCGAAGTGACCGCCGGGGTGGTCGGGCTGACCCACGCGCCGGTGCCTGCCATGTCCCGGCGCCTGGTCCGCTTCTTCAACCAGCCGCCGCTGGACCGCTCCCGTGCCGATCTGGGTCGCAGCGCCTGGCAGTGGGCCCGAGCCGCAGTCAACGGCCTGGTCCCGATCGTGGCCTTCTATCTCGCGGACGTCCGGCCGGCCATCCGAGCGCGGCGCCGGCAGCCGGCCGGCGACGTGATCAGCCACCTGATCGAGCAGGACTACTCGAGTGCCGACATCCTTGTCGAGTGCGTCACCTACGGCACTGCCGGCATGGTCACCACCAGGGAGTTCATCGCCATGGCCGGCTGGCATCTGCTGACCAACCCCGGCCTGGCCGACCGCTACCAGGTGGCCGGGACCGACGAGCGACTGGCCATCCTGCACGAGCTGATCCGGCTGGAGCCGGTGGTCGGCCACCTGTATCGCCGCACCCAAGCCGACCTCGCGGTGCGCGACGGCGACCAGGAGTGGACGATCCCGGCCGGCGAGCTCGTCGACCTGTGCGTCCGCCAGGCCAATGCCGACCCCGAAGCCGTCGGCCCGGATCCGCTGGCCGCCTGCCCGGGACGTGACCTGCCGACCGGGGTGAACCCGACCGGACTCAGTTTCGGCGATGGTAGCCACCGCTGTCCGGGCCAGCCGCTGGCGATCTACGAGACCGACGTGCTGCTGACCCGGCTGCTGCGACTGCGTCCCCGCGTACTCAGCGAGCCGAGCATCACCTGGGATCACCTGATCGAGGGCTATCAGCTGCGCGGACTGGACCTCAGCCTCGGCTCCTGA
- a CDS encoding nitroreductase produces MQSKDFSELVQARYSVRDFRPDPIPADVLAEILDDARHAPSWSNTRPYLLAVASGDRTDRLRAAYLARFDESLELRHRERGAFLRAWLRRTLPDGDFPTWKRYPDELRKRSVKVGVGLYQQLGIVRGDRDGRDAHARRNLAFFGAPTVAFLLVHEDLLPFSAHDGGLMLQTLMLSATAHGVGSCAMGELATWRSPLETEFDLDPKYKLVTGLALGYPSDAPVNQFRAEHLPVPQAPTR; encoded by the coding sequence GTGCAATCCAAGGACTTCAGCGAGTTGGTTCAGGCCCGATACAGCGTGCGGGACTTCCGACCCGACCCGATCCCCGCGGACGTCCTGGCCGAGATCCTCGACGATGCCCGGCACGCGCCGAGCTGGAGCAACACCCGTCCGTACCTGCTGGCCGTGGCTTCCGGGGACCGGACTGATCGGCTGCGGGCGGCCTACCTGGCTCGGTTCGACGAGTCACTGGAGTTGCGCCATCGCGAGCGTGGCGCGTTCCTACGCGCCTGGCTGCGGCGCACCCTTCCCGACGGCGACTTCCCGACCTGGAAGCGCTACCCCGACGAGCTGCGCAAGCGCAGTGTGAAGGTCGGGGTCGGGCTCTATCAGCAGCTCGGCATCGTCCGCGGCGATCGGGACGGACGCGACGCCCACGCTCGCCGCAACCTGGCCTTCTTCGGCGCCCCGACCGTGGCCTTCCTGCTGGTGCATGAGGATCTGCTGCCATTCTCGGCGCACGACGGCGGGCTGATGCTGCAGACCCTGATGCTGTCGGCGACCGCTCATGGCGTGGGCAGCTGCGCCATGGGCGAACTGGCCACCTGGCGCAGCCCGCTCGAGACCGAGTTCGACCTCGATCCGAAGTACAAGCTGGTCACTGGGCTGGCCCTGGGCTACCCGTCCGACGCCCCGGTGAACCAGTTCCGCGCCGAACACCTGCCCGTCCCCCAGGCTCCGACTCGCTGA
- a CDS encoding L,D-transpeptidase, translating to MVAPFALMAALSLALGMQTPAGISAGTQVVAELPAVSPSSAATPSATPSPTSTPTVTPSPTPPPAPQPPPDPLAGLSKKEHKAFSACLKRQVGAHSSGTCATLAISRLKKAGFYHWPASSGIGVAGANALLNYQRSRGLTPTATTTRQTWIALATKAKAVDATLPAKCLGSGVNLCVNQGQRKLYFLRDGKVVRTFKVRLGGYNYHPKTHKWRVFPTANGSWRVFDKQVNPKSDNYGSGAMPYSVMFHPDMYVHYSPGFHADGYAKSSHGCVNIGQLSEAIWIYKHTPVGARVTVFTPKSAA from the coding sequence ATGGTTGCACCCTTTGCGCTGATGGCTGCCCTCTCGCTGGCGCTGGGCATGCAGACCCCGGCCGGTATCAGCGCCGGCACGCAGGTGGTGGCTGAGCTGCCCGCGGTGAGTCCGTCCAGCGCGGCGACTCCGTCCGCGACCCCCAGCCCGACGTCGACTCCGACCGTCACGCCCAGCCCCACTCCGCCGCCTGCTCCGCAGCCGCCGCCCGATCCGCTGGCCGGATTGAGCAAGAAGGAGCACAAGGCGTTCTCGGCCTGTCTGAAGCGGCAGGTCGGCGCGCACTCGTCCGGCACGTGCGCCACGCTGGCGATCTCCCGGCTGAAGAAGGCTGGCTTCTACCACTGGCCGGCCAGCTCCGGCATCGGGGTGGCCGGGGCGAATGCGCTGCTGAACTACCAGCGCTCCCGCGGGCTGACCCCGACCGCCACCACCACTCGTCAGACCTGGATCGCCCTGGCCACCAAGGCCAAGGCGGTGGACGCCACGCTGCCAGCCAAGTGCCTGGGCAGCGGGGTGAACCTGTGCGTGAACCAGGGCCAGCGCAAGCTCTACTTCCTGCGCGACGGCAAGGTGGTCCGCACCTTCAAGGTGCGCCTGGGCGGCTACAACTATCACCCCAAGACGCACAAGTGGCGGGTCTTCCCGACCGCCAACGGCTCCTGGCGGGTGTTCGACAAGCAGGTGAACCCGAAGTCGGACAATTACGGAAGCGGCGCCATGCCGTACTCGGTGATGTTCCACCCGGACATGTACGTCCACTACTCGCCCGGCTTTCACGCTGATGGCTACGCCAAATCCAGCCATGGCTGCGTGAACATCGGCCAGCTCAGCGAGGCGATCTGGATCTACAAGCACACCCCGGTCGGGGCGAGAGTGACCGTCTTCACGCCCAAGAGCGCGGCCTGA
- a CDS encoding FecCD family ABC transporter permease: MSQAKVRPRRTGIMLGPIGVPWRPRILLVTVATTLVALVVLAGGIAAGSAGLSIPDVLAALAGAGDQATSFIVGELRLPRAAAGAAVGACLGLAGALTQTFSRNPLATPDILGVTSGAAAGAVAAIVLGGGGYSVGASLLGFGIPVVATVGGLAAAALVYGLAWRGGVDSYRIILIGIGLTASLGGLTSYLLVRAQLTQAGAASQWLVGSLSGISWTSVWPMLVVLGLAIPVLVSQSSGLALSPLGDEFSTSLGLALQRHRLIVIATAVLLTSAAVAAAGPIEFVAFVAPQLAQRLAGTARPPLVASAVSGAALVLAADVLARILLPGEIPVGIITAVIGAPYLIWLLIQRKDVR; this comes from the coding sequence GTGAGCCAGGCGAAGGTGCGTCCCCGCCGGACCGGGATCATGCTCGGCCCGATCGGAGTGCCGTGGCGTCCGCGGATCCTGCTGGTCACGGTGGCCACCACACTCGTGGCGCTGGTCGTTCTCGCCGGTGGGATCGCCGCCGGTTCGGCGGGCCTGTCGATACCTGACGTCCTGGCCGCGCTGGCGGGAGCCGGCGATCAGGCCACGTCCTTTATCGTCGGTGAACTCCGACTTCCCCGTGCCGCGGCCGGGGCTGCCGTGGGCGCCTGCCTGGGCCTGGCCGGGGCGCTGACCCAGACCTTCTCCCGCAACCCGCTGGCCACCCCGGACATCCTGGGGGTCACCTCAGGTGCTGCCGCGGGTGCGGTCGCCGCCATCGTGCTCGGTGGTGGCGGATACTCGGTCGGCGCCTCCCTGCTCGGCTTCGGGATCCCGGTGGTGGCCACGGTCGGCGGGTTGGCCGCAGCCGCCCTCGTCTACGGACTGGCCTGGCGCGGCGGCGTGGACAGCTACCGGATCATCCTGATCGGCATCGGGCTCACTGCGAGCTTGGGAGGCCTGACCAGCTACCTGCTGGTTCGCGCCCAGCTCACTCAGGCCGGTGCCGCCAGTCAGTGGCTGGTCGGCAGTCTGTCGGGCATCTCATGGACCAGCGTCTGGCCGATGCTGGTCGTTCTGGGGTTGGCGATCCCGGTGCTGGTCAGTCAGTCGTCCGGGTTGGCGCTGAGTCCGTTGGGTGATGAGTTCTCGACCAGCCTCGGCCTGGCTCTGCAGCGACATCGGCTGATCGTGATCGCCACCGCCGTCCTGCTCACCTCGGCCGCCGTCGCCGCGGCAGGGCCGATCGAGTTCGTCGCCTTCGTGGCACCGCAACTCGCCCAGCGGCTGGCCGGCACCGCTCGTCCGCCACTGGTGGCATCGGCGGTCAGCGGCGCCGCCCTGGTGTTGGCGGCGGACGTGCTGGCCCGCATCCTGCTGCCCGGCGAGATCCCGGTCGGGATCATCACCGCGGTGATCGGGGCCCCCTACTTGATCTGGTTGTTGATCCAACGAAAGGACGTCCGATGA